The Ictalurus punctatus breed USDA103 chromosome 9, Coco_2.0, whole genome shotgun sequence genome contains a region encoding:
- the fam167b gene encoding protein FAM167A: MNSKEPEESSEEDLDSVKALTEKLKLQTRRPSYLEWQERVRSGPWNGCRDAREANVTAEREDRDGPRDICGFRSMDDALQWLRSELREMQLQDQRLARQLIRLRGELHRLKVERVCDGHREMLDDAAFELEEWGEECDLLCDVPLKAAFTLSTPLKHLGLTKMNLNARRFSLC, from the exons ATGAACAGTAAGGAGCCGGAGGAGAGCTCGGAGGAGGACCTGGACAGCGTGAAGGCGCTCACCGAGAAGCTGAAGCTGCAGACGCGCAGACCCTCTTACCTGGAGTGGCAGGAGCGCGTGCGCAGCGGACCGTGGAACGGCTGCCGAGACGCGCGCGAAGCGAACGTAACCGCAGAGCGCGAGGACCGCGACGGCCCACGAGACATCTGTGGCTTCCGGTCCATGGACGACGCGCTGCAGTGGCTCCGAAGCGAACTG agggagaTGCAGCTGCAGGACCAGCGGTTGGCGCGTCAGCTGATCCGTCTGCGTGGTGAGCTGCACCGGCTGAAGGTGGAGCGTGTGTGCGATGGACATCGGGAGATGCTGGATGACGCGGCGTTCGAGCTTGAGGAGTGGGGTGAGGAGTGTGACCTGCTGTGTGACGTGCCGCTCAAGGCCGCCTTCACCCTGTCCACACCGCTCAAGCACCTCGGCCTCACCAAGATGAACCTCAATGCCCGCCGTTTCTCCCTCTGCTGA